The following nucleotide sequence is from Anopheles stephensi strain Indian chromosome 3, UCI_ANSTEP_V1.0, whole genome shotgun sequence.
ATTGACGATTTAGATACAAAGTTTGTCCATTATTCAAATACGACAGTACGATACGGGTGATGAAACGGGTTTAGTAATTGGTGCATATGCGACCATTTGTACATTTCAAAAATACGAGACATCGAGAGACGAACCACATCCAAACACAACCAAGGATCGCAACTGAATCTGCTATCTGCTACATGTGTCTGTGCTCGAGCTACATTTAAAATTGCTTTGCAATGTAAACTAGTACACCGAAAACTCTGGCTTCACAAAATCACAGAAAACGGAAACCGAACCTTACTCACAAAAAGCATACACGATTAAGCTTCACAAGCTCATTCCCACACAAACAGGTTGTACTCAAACTCAAAATCACTTCacttttaaatctttttttgttgtttatatcattcttcattcttttgatgattttttcataaattCTTACATGCGATAAAATTATACCTCTTGGCTTAAACAATACAAAACTATGAAAGATTCCTTTTCTTCCCGTAGAACTCACACTCTCGCGTGGAGCTAGAGGTTCGTCCGATCGGGTTTGGATGCAGTCAATGAAATCTTTCACAATTATCACAAATCACCAGTAGGGGAGGGTTTTCTTCTaaacagacaaaaacaaaacaaaaatcacaccCTCTCTCGCTAAACTTTCGGTCCTGTTTGCTTGTGCCATCAAGCTTGTACTACACTGCTGCGCTCCTTGTGGCTCCCTCTTTTGTCGACTTTAGGAAGTATATTGCATGAGCTATGCTCATCGCTTTGCTAGTTTTGTTAAAGGGGAAGACACACCGTGTGGTGCGTGTGTTAGCCAAGTTTTCTGGCACACGAGAACTAGAGATAGCAAAAAGAAGAGATGGGTCCAAAGCGTGAGATGAACCCTTAGTGTATCGACTTTGTAGAAGCGCGATACCTAAAATTCGTGACAAACTCTAGCCGacggatcgatcgattgatctaCTCCTGCGCCTTGCTGGTGATGTGAACCGAACAAATGTCATACTAATAGAAAAACACGGTTCCTTTTGCGTGTGTCGTGATTCTTACGTGactactggtgtgtgtgtgtgtgtgtgtatgtgtgcacacccacacacaagtGTTTTAAAACACAATAGAACGCTAATCTTACTACCGAAGGAACGATAAACTTATAAAGTCTACATCCAACGATTTATCGAGATGCCTACTCTCTCTGGGTGCCGTTGTTAGCGTGCGCGTCGGATAGTGAAAGTTGGGTCAGGGCGTCGCCGACGaacgccgccgccgccgccgccattcCCCCGCTTGTCTGCCCTCGGCCCTGTGCTCACAAATATTCAGAGATGCTAATAATATTACTTCAAAAACACGCGCGTTCTCCGCCATTATATGCGTGTAACAAAGTTaacaagaaaggaaaaaacgaaatttttgcgcacaaaaaaaagattaaaaacataaaacggaaagtaataataatatctTCCGCtccactctctcgctctctctcgctctctctcactctctctctctctctctctctctctctctttctctctcttcctctgtCCTCGGTGCTCTTTGCTTGAGAGACGATCCTCCCCTGTGCTCCTTGCGATCGACCGTTTTTGTCCACCGGGTCCGCGGGAAGATCCTCTTCCGGGGTTGCTAGCCGATGGTTAGCAGCCAATAGCAAGAGGCGAAGGCAACCGGACCCATCTTACAGATCCATATCGAACTGTTCCTGATGCTCGTCGTACTTTGGCGGTGAGTTCCGGGCAGGTTTCTGCTGCTTCACCGACAGCGTCGTCAGCGGTTTCGAGTTGGGACTTCCGCCGCCTGATCGGAGCAGGTTCAGCGGCACATTGTTCGGCGGAGTGCGTGCCAGCGGAGAGTTCTTCAGGTTCATCAGGAAGGCCCGCTCGTACACGATGCGAGTACCTGAGGAAGAGAggggggaaaagggaaaacaaagccactcattaatattttattctgTCAAATCATTATACGTAGAGAGATCTCCTCGTCTAACGAGCACAACGATCGGCACCATGATCTATCAGTTTTGGTCCCTATATCTTTCTATCCGTGTTTGTTTCATGTGTTGATGCGTTGGATGTTTGGCCACCGAGCGGTCTCACATTTCTCGTTCACTCACCAGACGAGTTTGACCTTCATAGAACCCCGAAACGCGTGTTCGCATCGGATCCCAACCCATCCCATCCGCAGACACATGAGCGTGTCTGCGTGCCATCTTTTCGCGCAGCGCAAAATTAAACTCCTCTACCAGCACACATGCTGTAGGAGGGAATTTGTGTTTGATTTCAATATCAATTAGCTTCAAGCAACTTCATACTCTTCCGAAGATCTTCCACCATCTTTGAGctacgatcagcaaaccgcaGACAGCACACCGGGCATCGAGAATCTTCTCTTCTGTCCTGATAAGAGCAGATTGTGTCTGGGAGGAggacaaacacaccgaaaaaaaaaaaacggcaaaccgAGTGTGAAATCTGGCAACCGTCTTTATTTGCCATCTTGCCACACACAATTCCAGAAGCCTCTCTTCCAGTCCAAAGCAGCTGCCATCAGGTACACCACCTCGCGACATTAGTGTACTTTGTAgagtaag
It contains:
- the LOC118513978 gene encoding eukaryotic translation initiation factor 4E-binding protein 3, with product MSASPIARQACASISQAIPSKRVLIHDASELPDLYSSTPGGTLYSTTPGGTRIVYERAFLMNLKNSPLARTPPNNVPLNLLRSGGGSPNSKPLTTLSVKQQKPARNSPPKYDEHQEQFDMDL